One Streptomyces sp. R28 DNA window includes the following coding sequences:
- a CDS encoding sulfite exporter TauE/SafE family protein, with product MSALVLGLLAGGVTGLALGALGGGGSVLAVPALMYLLGFTPAAAATASLVVVAVTSATALAAHAREGTVRWRAGGLFAAAGLLPAAVGGAVSGRLTAGLLTGAFAVIAALAALRMLRPSASVRPDDVPARPGRVVRAGAGLGAVTGVLGVGGGFLAVPALVNVVGLRMRAAVGTSLLVITVNSLVALAARAGSAVSLDWTTVGPFAAAAILGAWDGKRLAAKVSGGTLQRIFAYVLLAVAVFMLADAVV from the coding sequence GTGAGCGCCCTCGTCCTCGGGCTGCTCGCCGGTGGCGTCACCGGGCTCGCGCTCGGGGCGTTGGGGGGTGGCGGCAGTGTGCTGGCCGTGCCCGCGTTGATGTACCTGCTCGGCTTCACGCCCGCCGCGGCCGCCACCGCGAGTCTGGTCGTCGTCGCCGTCACCTCCGCCACCGCGCTCGCCGCGCACGCCCGCGAGGGCACGGTGCGGTGGCGCGCCGGAGGGCTCTTCGCGGCGGCGGGCCTGCTGCCGGCGGCGGTCGGCGGTGCGGTGTCCGGGCGGCTGACTGCCGGGCTGCTCACCGGGGCGTTCGCGGTGATCGCCGCTCTCGCCGCGCTGCGTATGCTCCGGCCGTCGGCCTCCGTACGGCCCGACGACGTGCCGGCACGTCCCGGTCGGGTCGTCCGGGCCGGAGCGGGGCTCGGTGCGGTGACCGGGGTGCTGGGGGTGGGCGGAGGCTTCCTCGCGGTACCGGCGCTGGTGAACGTGGTGGGGCTACGCATGCGGGCCGCCGTGGGCACCAGTCTGCTGGTCATCACCGTCAACTCGCTGGTCGCGCTGGCGGCCCGGGCCGGCTCGGCCGTGAGCCTCGACTGGACCACGGTCGGACCGTTCGCGGCGGCCGCGATACTCGGCGCGTGGGACGGCAAGCGTCTCGCCGCGAAGGTCTCCGGCGGCACGCTTCAGCGGATCTTCGCGTACGTGCTGCTGGCGGTGGCCGTGTTCATGCTGGCCGACGCCGTCGTATGA
- a CDS encoding rhodanese-like domain-containing protein: MYFVDTIDVPGLGNRGYLAGGAHSAAVVDPPRDIDRVIEAAARRGVRITHVVETHVHNDYVTGGLELARITGAAYLVPAAARVGYERVPVADGDRTEIDEGLVLRALATPGHTPHHTSYVLEEIQEQSRKDLGEEVGEEVPQETARSVAVFTGGSLLIGTVGRPDLVEPGLTGRVARAQYDSAHRLAAELPDETAVLPTHGFGSFCSATRAAGGTATTIGRERAVNEALVKDVDAFVADLLAGLDDIPAYYAHMGPANAQGPAPVDLTPPRPADAEEIAARLAAGEWVVDLRNRVAFAEGHVAGSLNFEAEGQLATYLAWLLPWGKPVTLLADTPAQLAHAQRELVRVGIDRPAAGATGSPTDWIPQDERSRSFPRGTFAELAAARPTAAQPAPREGVVILDVRRDSERDADWIRGSVHIPLHHLRERLPEIPDGTVWVHCAGGMRAAIAASLLDAAGREVVAVDDGFAAARDAGLPMARVTAAEAEERTGSDAVLLDVREPDEWATGHAPGAVLAPLSALTAGEPLPQAARGRPIVAICRSGKRSREAAALLTARGGTDVVDVVGGMRAWVEAGLPVVAEPGAGTPGHPR; encoded by the coding sequence GTGTACTTCGTCGACACCATCGACGTGCCGGGACTGGGCAACCGCGGCTATCTGGCTGGCGGCGCGCACAGCGCCGCGGTGGTCGATCCGCCCAGGGACATCGACCGGGTGATCGAGGCCGCCGCGCGGCGGGGTGTGCGCATCACCCACGTCGTGGAGACCCACGTCCACAACGACTACGTGACCGGCGGCCTGGAACTGGCCCGGATCACCGGCGCCGCCTACCTCGTGCCGGCCGCGGCACGGGTCGGGTACGAACGGGTGCCGGTCGCCGACGGGGACCGTACGGAGATCGACGAGGGCCTGGTGCTGCGCGCCCTGGCCACGCCCGGGCACACCCCGCATCACACGTCGTACGTCCTGGAGGAGATCCAGGAGCAGTCCCGGAAGGATCTCGGGGAGGAGGTCGGGGAGGAGGTCCCGCAGGAGACCGCGCGCTCGGTGGCCGTCTTCACCGGCGGTTCCCTGCTGATCGGCACGGTGGGGCGGCCCGACCTGGTCGAACCGGGGCTGACGGGGCGGGTGGCGCGGGCGCAGTACGACTCCGCGCACCGGCTGGCCGCCGAGCTGCCGGACGAGACGGCGGTCCTGCCGACGCACGGTTTCGGCAGCTTCTGCTCCGCCACCCGGGCGGCGGGCGGGACGGCGACGACGATCGGGCGTGAGCGCGCCGTCAACGAGGCTCTGGTGAAGGACGTCGACGCCTTCGTCGCCGACCTGCTCGCCGGTCTGGACGACATCCCCGCGTACTACGCCCACATGGGTCCGGCTAACGCACAGGGCCCGGCTCCGGTGGACCTGACGCCGCCCCGCCCGGCCGATGCCGAGGAGATCGCGGCACGGCTGGCCGCCGGGGAGTGGGTGGTGGATCTGCGCAACCGGGTCGCGTTCGCCGAAGGGCATGTCGCCGGGTCGCTCAACTTCGAGGCCGAGGGGCAGCTCGCCACCTATCTGGCCTGGCTGCTGCCGTGGGGCAAGCCGGTCACCCTGCTCGCCGACACACCGGCCCAACTGGCCCACGCCCAGCGGGAACTCGTCCGGGTCGGCATCGACCGGCCGGCCGCGGGCGCGACCGGCTCCCCCACCGACTGGATACCGCAGGACGAGCGGTCGCGCTCCTTCCCGCGCGGCACCTTCGCCGAACTGGCCGCGGCCCGACCGACCGCTGCCCAACCGGCCCCACGGGAGGGCGTCGTGATCCTGGACGTGCGGCGCGACTCCGAGCGCGACGCCGACTGGATCAGGGGCTCGGTCCACATTCCGCTGCACCACCTGCGCGAACGCCTCCCGGAGATACCGGACGGCACCGTGTGGGTGCACTGTGCCGGCGGCATGCGGGCCGCCATCGCCGCCTCGCTGCTCGACGCGGCGGGACGCGAGGTCGTCGCCGTCGACGACGGGTTCGCCGCGGCACGCGACGCCGGGCTCCCCATGGCGCGCGTCACCGCGGCCGAGGCCGAGGAGCGGACAGGCTCGGACGCCGTCCTCCTGGACGTCCGCGAGCCCGACGAGTGGGCCACGGGGCACGCCCCGGGCGCCGTACTCGCGCCGCTCTCCGCACTCACGGCCGGGGAGCCGCTGCCGCAGGCCGCGCGGGGCCGCCCGATCGTCGCGATCTGCCGCTCCGGCAAGCGTTCCCGCGAGGCCGCCGCCCTGCTCACCGCGCGCGGTGGCACGGACGTCGTGGACGTCGTCGGCGGCATGCGGGCCTGGGTCGAGGCGGGGCTTCCCGTGGTGGCGGAGCCGGGGGCGGGTACCCCCGGCCACCCCCGGTGA
- a CDS encoding S-(hydroxymethyl)mycothiol dehydrogenase produces MAQEVRGVIAPGKDEAVRVETIVVPDPGPGEAVVQIQACGVCHTDLHYKQGGISDDFPFLLGHEAAGVVESVGDGVTDVAPGDFVILNWRAVCGQCRACLRGRPWYCFDTHNAKQKMTLASTGQELSPALGIGAFAEKTLVAAGQCTKVDASVAPQVAGLLGCGVMAGIGAAINTGNVGRGDTVAVIGCGGVGDAAIAGSNLAGAAKIIAVDIDDRKLDKARAMGATHTVNSRETDPVEAIRELTGGFGADVVIEAVGRPETYKQAFYARDLAGTVVLVGVPTPEMKLELPLLDVFGRGGALKSSWYGDCLPSRDFPMLIDLHLQGRLDLEAFVTETIQLDEVEKAFERMHHGDVLRSVVML; encoded by the coding sequence ATGGCGCAGGAAGTACGGGGCGTGATCGCACCGGGCAAGGACGAGGCCGTGCGTGTGGAGACGATCGTCGTGCCGGACCCGGGACCGGGCGAAGCCGTCGTACAGATCCAGGCCTGCGGGGTCTGTCACACCGACCTGCACTACAAACAGGGCGGCATCAGCGACGACTTCCCCTTCCTGCTGGGCCACGAGGCGGCCGGCGTGGTGGAGTCGGTCGGCGACGGCGTCACGGACGTGGCGCCCGGTGACTTCGTGATCCTCAACTGGCGTGCGGTGTGCGGCCAGTGCCGGGCCTGTCTGCGCGGGCGCCCCTGGTACTGCTTCGACACCCACAACGCGAAGCAGAAGATGACCTTGGCCTCGACCGGTCAGGAACTCTCACCGGCGCTCGGTATCGGCGCGTTCGCGGAGAAGACGCTGGTCGCGGCCGGGCAGTGCACCAAGGTCGACGCGTCGGTGGCCCCTCAGGTCGCCGGTCTGCTGGGCTGCGGCGTGATGGCCGGGATCGGTGCCGCGATCAACACCGGCAACGTCGGCCGGGGCGACACGGTCGCGGTGATCGGCTGCGGTGGGGTCGGGGACGCGGCGATCGCCGGATCGAACCTGGCAGGGGCGGCGAAGATCATCGCCGTGGACATCGACGACCGCAAGCTGGACAAGGCCCGCGCCATGGGCGCCACCCACACGGTCAACTCACGCGAAACCGACCCGGTCGAGGCGATCCGCGAGCTGACCGGCGGCTTCGGCGCCGACGTCGTCATCGAGGCGGTGGGCCGCCCGGAGACCTACAAGCAGGCCTTCTACGCCCGCGACCTCGCCGGCACGGTGGTCCTCGTCGGCGTACCGACGCCCGAGATGAAGCTGGAGCTGCCGCTGCTGGACGTCTTCGGCCGCGGTGGCGCGCTGAAGTCCTCCTGGTACGGCGACTGCCTGCCCTCCCGGGACTTCCCGATGCTGATCGACCTGCATCTGCAAGGCCGCCTGGACCTGGAGGCCTTCGTCACCGAGACCATCCAACTGGACGAGGTGGAGAAGGCGTTCGAGCGGATGCACCACGGCGACGTCCTGCGCTCGGTCGTGATGCTCTGA